One genomic region from Campylobacter sp. RM5004 encodes:
- a CDS encoding multidrug efflux RND transporter permease subunit, producing the protein MFSKFFIYRPVFAIVVSIIITIAGILGMKGLPIEEYPNVTSPTIKVSASYSGVDAATLSQNVASILEDAINGVEDMIYITSSSSSSGLMLMNVYFKVGTDPSQALIDVNNRVQSVSAKMPEEVKKLGVNVSESSSSILAVVSIYSPDESRDEIYLSNYATLNIADELSRIDGVGDVSVVGSKDYSMRIWLDSRKLNKYDLTPAAVSAAIREQNSQYPTGSMGDLPLKEVSPFVYSMSAKGKLSKVSDFENIIIKALPNGNILYLKDIARVEIGSKNYGFTGLNNGKKMVPLMINLKSGANAIAVAQAVNDKLKELSAFFPSGIAYDMPYDTTEFVKDSINEVVQTFVEAILLVLIVMYMFLKNLRATIIPLIAVPVSLLGTFAFLYLFGFTINLITLFALVLAIGIVVDDAIVVVENVERVFRSGITKDVREATKIAMDEVTGPVISIVLVLSAVFIPVSFLDGFVGQIQRQFAITLVISVCISGFVALTLTPALCGLLLKDHEDKPFYLIKKFNDFFDWSTGLFGAAVAKVLRHVIPSLIVVAIFFYGIFALLKIIPSSLVPSEDKGAILVLSQLKSASSLEKTINFNNKIYNMVKENPAVESMISLNGFDVESSALSTSAGISFITLKDFKDRKDLGINGDSQNLANTWMKNMWLDPDGFAFFLNPPPIMGLSLTGGFEMYVQNKSGKSYEEIKKDIDVLLAEASKRPELTQARTTLSTDYPELKVSVDEKKAKILGLSLSDIYTNLNLIFGSVYVNDFTALGKNFQVNVRGDEDFRNKKSSLENIYVKNNEGNSISLASVVDIKPSVAPFSVTRFNLFPAVKVTASPAAGYTSGDAIAAIVDVFNKTMNKDEYSYAWAGSSYEEVNSSGSGSTAFALGMVFVFLILAAQYERWLMPLAVITAVPFAVFGSLAATYLRGIDNDIYFQIGLLLLIGLSAKNAILIVEFAMEEKYKHGLNTKDAAIKAAKLRFRPIIMTSLAFGIGILPLVFSEGSGSAARHALSTGLVGGIIVASSVSILFVPLFFYMLESFNDFLKRKKGKTNE; encoded by the coding sequence ATGTTTTCTAAATTTTTTATTTATAGACCTGTTTTTGCGATAGTTGTCTCAATTATTATAACTATTGCCGGTATTTTAGGAATGAAAGGCTTGCCTATTGAAGAATATCCTAATGTTACTTCTCCTACAATTAAAGTAAGCGCAAGCTATTCAGGTGTTGATGCAGCTACCTTATCTCAAAATGTAGCAAGTATACTTGAAGATGCAATAAATGGCGTTGAAGATATGATATATATAACTTCAAGTTCAAGCTCAAGTGGTTTGATGCTAATGAACGTATATTTTAAAGTAGGAACAGACCCTTCGCAAGCGTTAATTGATGTAAATAATAGAGTTCAAAGTGTATCAGCAAAAATGCCAGAAGAAGTTAAAAAATTAGGCGTTAATGTTAGCGAATCAAGCTCTAGTATTTTAGCAGTTGTTAGTATTTATTCTCCTGATGAGAGTCGTGATGAGATTTATCTTAGCAATTATGCTACATTAAATATTGCTGATGAATTAAGTAGAATTGATGGTGTTGGCGATGTTAGCGTAGTTGGTTCTAAAGATTATTCAATGAGAATATGGTTAGACTCTCGTAAATTAAATAAATATGACTTAACACCTGCAGCAGTAAGTGCTGCTATAAGAGAGCAAAATTCACAATATCCAACAGGAAGTATGGGTGATTTACCTTTAAAAGAAGTAAGCCCATTTGTGTATTCAATGAGTGCGAAAGGAAAATTAAGCAAAGTTAGTGATTTTGAAAATATCATAATCAAAGCACTTCCTAATGGAAATATTTTATATTTAAAAGATATAGCTAGAGTAGAAATTGGTTCTAAAAACTACGGCTTTACCGGTCTTAATAATGGTAAAAAAATGGTTCCATTAATGATTAATCTAAAATCAGGTGCAAACGCAATTGCAGTAGCACAAGCAGTAAATGATAAATTAAAAGAACTAAGTGCATTCTTTCCTAGTGGTATTGCTTATGATATGCCTTATGATACAACCGAGTTTGTTAAGGATAGTATTAATGAAGTTGTTCAAACCTTCGTTGAAGCAATTTTACTTGTTTTAATAGTTATGTATATGTTCTTAAAAAACCTTCGTGCAACTATTATTCCACTAATTGCAGTTCCTGTTTCATTACTTGGAACTTTTGCGTTTTTATATCTTTTTGGTTTTACAATAAATCTAATTACGCTTTTTGCGTTAGTTCTTGCCATAGGAATTGTTGTTGATGACGCTATTGTTGTTGTTGAAAACGTTGAGCGTGTGTTTAGAAGTGGAATTACTAAAGATGTAAGAGAAGCTACAAAAATAGCAATGGATGAGGTAACTGGACCTGTTATTTCTATTGTTTTGGTTTTAAGTGCTGTATTCATTCCTGTTTCATTTTTAGATGGTTTCGTTGGACAAATCCAAAGACAATTTGCAATTACTCTTGTAATTTCAGTTTGTATTTCAGGTTTTGTTGCATTAACTTTAACTCCTGCTTTATGTGGATTATTACTAAAAGATCATGAAGATAAGCCGTTTTATTTAATTAAAAAATTTAATGACTTTTTTGACTGGAGTACTGGGCTATTTGGAGCAGCAGTGGCAAAAGTTTTACGCCATGTAATTCCTAGCTTAATAGTTGTAGCGATATTCTTTTATGGGATTTTTGCACTACTTAAGATTATTCCAAGTTCGCTTGTTCCTAGTGAAGATAAGGGTGCTATTTTAGTTTTATCACAATTAAAATCAGCAAGTTCGTTAGAAAAAACAATTAATTTCAATAATAAAATTTACAATATGGTTAAGGAAAATCCTGCGGTAGAAAGTATGATTTCTCTTAATGGTTTTGATGTTGAAAGCTCTGCATTATCTACAAGTGCAGGAATTTCATTTATTACTTTAAAAGATTTTAAAGATAGAAAAGACTTAGGTATTAATGGAGATAGTCAAAACTTAGCAAATACTTGGATGAAAAATATGTGGCTTGACCCTGATGGATTTGCGTTTTTCTTAAACCCACCACCGATTATGGGTTTATCACTTACTGGTGGATTTGAAATGTATGTGCAAAATAAATCAGGTAAAAGCTATGAAGAAATTAAAAAGGATATAGATGTTTTACTTGCAGAAGCTTCAAAAAGACCTGAATTAACACAAGCAAGAACAACTCTAAGCACTGATTATCCTGAGTTAAAAGTAAGCGTTGATGAGAAAAAAGCTAAAATTTTAGGCCTTAGTTTAAGTGATATATATACTAACTTAAATCTAATTTTTGGCTCTGTTTATGTTAATGATTTTACAGCTTTAGGTAAGAACTTCCAAGTTAATGTAAGAGGTGATGAAGATTTTAGAAATAAAAAATCAAGCCTTGAAAATATTTATGTAAAAAATAATGAAGGAAATAGTATTTCTTTAGCAAGTGTAGTTGATATTAAGCCTAGTGTTGCACCATTTTCAGTAACTAGATTTAATCTCTTCCCTGCTGTAAAAGTTACAGCAAGTCCAGCTGCAGGCTATACGAGTGGTGATGCAATCGCAGCAATTGTTGATGTATTTAATAAGACTATGAATAAAGATGAATATTCTTATGCTTGGGCAGGAAGTTCTTATGAAGAAGTAAATTCTAGTGGTTCAGGTTCAACTGCTTTTGCTTTAGGAATGGTGTTTGTATTCTTAATTCTTGCAGCTCAATATGAAAGATGGCTAATGCCTTTAGCAGTAATTACTGCAGTTCCTTTTGCTGTATTTGGTTCACTTGCTGCAACTTATTTAAGGGGCATAGATAACGATATATATTTTCAAATAGGTCTATTATTATTAATAGGTCTTAGTGCAAAAAATGCTATATTAATAGTTGAGTTTGCTATGGAAGAAAAATATAAGCATGGTTTAAATACAAAAGATGCAGCTATTAAAGCAGCTAAACTTAGATTTAGACCTATTATTATGACTTCTTTAGCATTTGGTATAGGAATATTGCCTTTAGTATTTAGTGAAGGCTCAGGAAGTGCTGCAAGACACGCACTAAGCACTGGGCTTGTTGGTGGAATTATTGTAGCTTCAAGTGTATCTATTTTATTTGTTCCGTTATTCTTCTATATGCTTGAAAGTTTTAATGATTTCTTGAAGAGAAAAAAAGGAAAAACAAATGAATAA
- a CDS encoding efflux RND transporter periplasmic adaptor subunit, giving the protein MKKIIKLSLVASMLFFAACGENKEQKKQEMPPSIVDVKKIGLEDASIYYEYAAKLEASKDVVVLPKVSGEIKEILFKDGDFVKKGTVLYKIDDEQYKANLDLALADISVARANYENASADFNRTKDLYNKKAVSKKEFDAKEAAYKSAKASLNKANASYKLAKLNYDYTSVKAPFDGYLQASLIDIGSYAVANNTKLVQIVDQDNLKATFFISDTNMEQIKRNNNDLKKAKASFILNGKTYEGEVEFVSNYNELASTKAYAVFKNLNQELSAGTFVSLKLSEITQANSLVISKENLLQDIDGYYVFIKDKNTAKQIHVKTIFDDEKIAVIDASNSSLKVDDELILNNYKKIYPGAKVATKAEFGAMMQKQASKEPTKE; this is encoded by the coding sequence ATGAAGAAAATTATTAAATTAAGTCTTGTTGCAAGTATGTTATTTTTCGCAGCTTGTGGTGAAAACAAAGAACAAAAAAAGCAAGAAATGCCACCATCAATAGTTGATGTAAAAAAGATAGGTTTAGAGGATGCTAGTATTTACTACGAATACGCAGCAAAACTTGAAGCAAGTAAAGATGTAGTTGTTTTGCCTAAAGTTTCTGGCGAGATTAAAGAAATACTTTTTAAAGATGGTGATTTTGTAAAAAAAGGAACTGTTTTATATAAAATTGATGATGAGCAATATAAAGCAAATTTAGATTTAGCTTTAGCTGATATTAGCGTTGCTCGTGCAAACTATGAGAATGCAAGTGCTGATTTTAATAGAACCAAGGATTTATACAATAAAAAAGCAGTATCTAAAAAGGAATTTGATGCAAAAGAAGCAGCATATAAGAGTGCAAAAGCAAGTTTAAATAAAGCAAACGCATCTTATAAACTAGCTAAATTAAATTATGATTATACAAGCGTAAAAGCTCCTTTTGATGGATATTTACAAGCATCATTGATTGATATAGGAAGTTATGCAGTAGCAAATAATACAAAGCTAGTTCAAATAGTAGATCAAGATAATTTAAAAGCAACATTTTTTATATCAGATACAAATATGGAACAAATCAAAAGAAATAATAACGATTTAAAAAAAGCTAAAGCAAGTTTTATTTTAAATGGTAAAACTTATGAAGGCGAAGTTGAGTTTGTATCAAATTATAATGAATTAGCAAGCACAAAAGCTTATGCGGTATTTAAGAATTTAAATCAGGAATTAAGTGCAGGAACTTTCGTAAGCTTAAAGCTTAGCGAAATTACTCAAGCAAATTCTTTAGTAATTAGTAAAGAAAATTTATTACAAGATATAGATGGTTATTATGTATTTATAAAAGATAAAAATACTGCAAAACAAATTCATGTTAAAACTATTTTTGATGATGAAAAAATAGCAGTAATTGATGCTAGCAATAGTAGTTTAAAAGTTGATGATGAACTTATTTTAAATAACTATAAGAAGATTTATCCAGGTGCAAAAGTTGCTACAAAAGCAGAATTTGGTGCAATGATGCAAAAACAAGCTTCAAAAGAGCCAACTAAGGAATAA
- a CDS encoding TetR/AcrR family transcriptional regulator: protein MEGKEEVILKVALELFLEKGYENTSLNDIVKITGGSLATIYKKFENKNNLFLKALKFRADTRLDNLKDIIASKIHLDLPEFLEVFGNEYCNFFVGEDNAKFLRLVLERTYKDVIVKRECAKADKDVIVRFLCMVFEQKIDKKVLEEISAYDLANLYCSMIRSNKIFDLIFNSKETFSKAELSEHVKNVNILFLRAIR from the coding sequence ATGGAAGGAAAAGAAGAAGTAATCTTAAAAGTAGCCCTTGAACTATTTTTAGAGAAGGGCTACGAAAATACAAGTTTAAACGATATAGTTAAAATTACTGGCGGCTCACTTGCTACAATTTATAAAAAATTTGAAAATAAAAACAATCTATTTTTAAAAGCTTTAAAATTTAGAGCAGACACAAGGCTTGATAATCTAAAGGATATAATTGCTTCAAAAATACATTTAGATTTACCTGAATTTTTAGAAGTTTTTGGTAATGAGTATTGCAATTTTTTCGTAGGCGAGGATAATGCTAAGTTTTTAAGGCTTGTGCTTGAGAGAACCTATAAAGATGTAATTGTGAAAAGAGAATGTGCAAAGGCTGATAAAGATGTGATTGTTAGATTTTTGTGCATGGTATTTGAGCAAAAAATAGATAAAAAGGTTTTAGAAGAAATTAGTGCTTATGATTTAGCGAATTTGTATTGTTCTATGATTAGAAGCAATAAAATATTTGATTTGATTTTTAACTCAAAAGAAACATTTTCAAAAGCTGAATTAAGTGAGCATGTAAAAAATGTAAATATATTATTTTTACGAGCTATTAGGTAA
- the ccoG gene encoding cytochrome c oxidase accessory protein CcoG has translation MMLRITNYFKKRVVFYAILTCIIFITPFIRINGNHLFLLSFDKKMLNLFFVSFNTNELYLMPFLLIMMFVFIFFITNLLGRVWCAWSCPQTIFRVIFRDLIQTKIFKLYGGRKNKQNNARDKIFAKIFSVALFYPISIIAASNFLWYFIPPEDFFAYIKEPSEHLILIGILFFLSLFITFDITYIKENFCAYICPYARIQSVMFDNDTKSVIYDESRGGIIYKDGLKVSKKPVGGECIGCEACVKVCPTHIDIRKGMQLDCINCLECADACSSVQARFNRPSLISWSSTKEIKTKEKYNFLRPRTIIYVVVLIAMFIGLVYKAEHKETMLLNINRTTELYSLEDDGKIVNNAYLVLFHNTSDKDHRFYIQSLDDDIKVIKPKKDFRVKAGEKVKQIVVLSSENKKVKKHHKHIKLKAYALDDEKVFTIQDTIFIYPKEKKWKEKKK, from the coding sequence ATTATGCTAAGAATTACTAATTATTTTAAAAAACGCGTAGTTTTTTATGCTATTTTAACCTGTATTATCTTCATTACTCCTTTTATAAGGATTAATGGTAATCACCTTTTTTTATTAAGTTTTGATAAGAAAATGCTTAATTTGTTCTTTGTATCTTTTAATACAAATGAACTTTATTTAATGCCTTTTTTACTTATTATGATGTTTGTTTTTATATTTTTTATTACAAATCTTTTAGGTAGAGTTTGGTGTGCTTGGAGCTGTCCTCAAACAATATTTAGAGTAATTTTTAGAGATTTAATACAAACAAAAATATTTAAACTCTATGGTGGAAGAAAAAATAAGCAAAATAATGCAAGGGATAAAATATTTGCTAAGATTTTTAGTGTTGCATTGTTTTATCCTATTAGTATAATTGCAGCTAGTAACTTCTTATGGTATTTTATACCACCTGAAGATTTCTTTGCTTATATAAAAGAGCCAAGCGAACACTTAATATTAATCGGAATTTTATTCTTTTTATCTTTATTTATTACTTTTGATATTACTTATATTAAAGAGAATTTTTGTGCTTATATTTGCCCTTATGCAAGAATTCAAAGTGTAATGTTTGACAATGATACAAAAAGCGTTATATATGATGAAAGTCGTGGTGGAATAATCTATAAAGATGGCTTAAAAGTTAGCAAAAAACCTGTGGGTGGAGAGTGTATAGGTTGTGAAGCTTGTGTTAAAGTATGCCCAACTCATATTGATATTAGAAAAGGAATGCAACTTGATTGTATTAATTGTCTTGAGTGTGCTGATGCATGTTCTAGCGTTCAAGCTAGATTTAATCGCCCTTCATTAATATCATGGTCTAGCACAAAAGAGATTAAGACTAAAGAAAAATATAATTTCTTAAGACCTAGAACTATTATTTATGTTGTAGTGTTAATCGCTATGTTTATTGGTTTAGTATATAAAGCAGAACATAAAGAAACAATGCTTTTAAATATAAATAGAACAACAGAGCTTTATAGTTTAGAAGATGATGGAAAAATTGTAAATAATGCTTATTTAGTTTTATTTCATAATACTAGTGATAAAGACCATAGATTTTATATCCAATCACTTGATGATGATATAAAAGTAATAAAACCAAAGAAAGATTTTAGAGTTAAAGCTGGTGAGAAAGTAAAACAAATAGTTGTTTTAAGTAGCGAAAATAAAAAAGTTAAAAAACACCACAAACATATCAAGCTAAAAGCTTATGCCTTAGATGATGAAAAAGTATTTACTATACAAGATACAATATTTATTTATCCTAAGGAGAAAAAATGGAAGGAAAAGAAGAAGTAA
- the rpsU gene encoding 30S ribosomal protein S21 — protein sequence MPGIKVHNNESFDEAYRRFKKQTDRNLIVTEVRARRFFEPMTEIRKKQKISARKKMLKRLYMLRHYEAKL from the coding sequence GTGCCAGGGATTAAAGTTCATAATAACGAATCTTTTGACGAGGCTTATCGCAGATTTAAAAAGCAAACTGATCGTAACCTAATCGTAACAGAAGTTAGAGCAAGACGCTTTTTTGAACCTATGACTGAAATTCGCAAAAAGCAAAAAATTTCAGCTAGAAAGAAAATGCTAAAACGCCTATATATGTTAAGACACTACGAAGCAAAGCTTTAA
- a CDS encoding helix-turn-helix domain-containing protein, whose amino-acid sequence MKLLVKDAAKYLNISKEAIYNRIRRGSLKSIKEDNKTYVIIEQEQNSLAIKDELLEQIRILKISNEELRKENEELKNKVNLPVIIKAKWILIDEYLLKFKKKKREKIKKYLISRLFKSKRIKLENNQVFIRNKKLSKI is encoded by the coding sequence ATGAAACTTTTAGTAAAAGACGCTGCAAAATATCTAAATATAAGCAAAGAAGCCATTTATAATAGAATTAGAAGAGGCTCATTAAAATCAATCAAAGAAGATAACAAAACTTATGTAATAATAGAACAAGAACAAAATAGCCTAGCTATTAAAGATGAGTTGTTAGAGCAAATTAGAATTTTAAAAATTAGCAACGAAGAATTAAGAAAAGAAAACGAAGAATTAAAAAATAAAGTTAATCTACCAGTAATTATAAAAGCAAAATGGATTTTAATAGATGAATATTTATTAAAATTTAAGAAAAAAAAGCGTGAAAAAATCAAAAAATATTTAATATCAAGACTTTTTAAGAGTAAAAGAATAAAACTAGAAAATAATCAAGTTTTCATAAGAAACAAAAAACTATCAAAGATTTAG